The following DNA comes from Tunturibacter psychrotolerans.
AAATGGATGTTCTTTGAGGGAAAGATGCGCTTCTTGTTCTCCATGCTCTTCGGAGCAGGCGTCGTTCTGTTGACGGAACGCGCCGAACGACGTGGAGCAGCCGACAAAGTGGCGGACATCCACCTGCGCCGTAATATGTGGCTGGTTGCTCTCGGACTGCTTCACGGCACCTTTATTTGGAATGGAGATATTCTCCTCCAGTATGGCTCGGCCGCACTTCTTTTCCTCTACCCCTGTCGAAAACTCAAGCCCAAAACGCTTTTCACTGCCGGCTCTTTGCTCATCCTCGTCTTCTGGACCTACGGACTACTGCAGTACATTGGTTTGCCGCAGGCGCTCCGGTTAAGCAGCAAAGCTGCCAACGTCGTTACCGCCCAAAATGCAGGACATCCTCTCACTCCGGAACAGAAAAAGGTAGCGCAGCAATGGAGTGACCTGGTCAAAAAGCACGAAGTAACAAAGCAGAAAATTGACGAAGAGATAGCCGATGCGCACGTCAGTTATCTCAATCACCTGATCGACCAAGGCTTCAACTACGAGAAGAGCTTTGTTTCCCGAAGTCCATTTTTCACAATGGCTGAAAGTGTGGGAGCCATGTTGATTGGCATGGGACTCTACAAAACCGGCTTTTTTCTCGCAGAGCTTTCATTCAACACCTATCTCTGGACGGCCCTGCTTGGCTTTTTTGTGTCGATCCCCGTTTACATCATAGGAATCTGGAAGGCATACGAAAGCGGTTTCTTCTTCTTGACAATCTATAAGTGGGTCTTCCTTCCGTATCCGCTAACGGAATTGACTGGTGGACTCGCAGTCACGGCGACGCTCCTTCTCGTCATCAAGAGCCACACCTTCCATCGACTGTTGCGCCCGATAGCAGCC
Coding sequences within:
- a CDS encoding DUF418 domain-containing protein; translated protein: MTSIATSASTLDSYSPVGTEEELAGPPHAVAPVKRAERISSIDTLRGFALLGILILNIDDFGSPLFLHDIPPNSAFTGPHAHLNLIVLFIKWMFFEGKMRFLFSMLFGAGVVLLTERAERRGAADKVADIHLRRNMWLVALGLLHGTFIWNGDILLQYGSAALLFLYPCRKLKPKTLFTAGSLLILVFWTYGLLQYIGLPQALRLSSKAANVVTAQNAGHPLTPEQKKVAQQWSDLVKKHEVTKQKIDEEIADAHVSYLNHLIDQGFNYEKSFVSRSPFFTMAESVGAMLIGMGLYKTGFFLAELSFNTYLWTALLGFFVSIPVYIIGIWKAYESGFFFLTIYKWVFLPYPLTELTGGLAVTATLLLVIKSHTFHRLLRPIAAVGQTALSNYLLTSVLCQFVFLWGPWKLFGKLDYYQVNYVLLSVWVINLTLSTLWLRAFEFGPVEWLWRSATYWKLQPMLKKAT